A section of the Heptranchias perlo isolate sHepPer1 chromosome 44, sHepPer1.hap1, whole genome shotgun sequence genome encodes:
- the selenbp1 gene encoding methanethiol oxidase isoform X2 yields the protein MAKCGACGPGYKTPLEAMKGPREEIVYLPCIYRNTGINKPDYLATADVDPNSPTYSQIVEPIDVFWKCNLANPHTSHCLASGEVMISSMGDPSGNGKGGFVLLDGETFEVKGNWEREGQAAPFGYDFWYQPRHNVMISTEWGTPKALADGFKIEDLKAGHYGQSLHIWDWAKHTRVQTIDLGSDGVIPLEVRFLHDPAAAEGLVGCALSSSVFRFYKTEKGDWAAEKVITVPSKKVEGWILPEMPGLITDILISLDDRFLYFSNWIHGDIRQYDITDTRKPKLVGQVFIGGCILKGGPVKVLEDKELKSQPEPRIVKGTRIWGGPQMIQLSLDGRRLYVTTSLYSGWDKQFYPDIIKEGSVMLQVDVDAEKGGLKINENFLVDFGKEPEGAALAHEVRYPGGDCSSDIWL from the exons CGAAATGTGGAGCTTGCGGCCCAGGATACAAGACTCCTctcgaggccatgaaag GGCCGCGGGAGGAAATTGTCTACCTGCCCTGTATCTACAGGAACACTGGAATTAACAAACCAGACTATCTGGCCACTGCTGATGTCGATCCCAACTCACCCACGTACTCTCAG ATTGTGGAGCCAATCGACGTATTCTGGAAGTGCAACCTCGCCAATCCACACACCTCGCACTGCCTGGCCAGTGGGGAAGTGATGATCAGTTCAATGGGGGATCCGTCTGGGAACGGCAAAG GCGGCTTCGTGTTACTGGACGGCGAGACGTTTGAAGTGAAGGGGAACTGGGAGCGGGAAGGGCAGGCAGCTCCCTTCGGGTACGACTTCTGGTATCAGCCCCGGCACAACGTCATGATCAGCACGGAATGGGGCACGCCCAAAGCCTTGGCTGACGGATTCAAGATAGAAGACCTCAAAGCTG gaCATTACGGGCAGTCCCTCCACATCTGGGACTGGGCTAAACACACGCGTGTCCAGACGATCGACCTCGGCTCAGACGGGGTGATCCCGTTGGAGGTGCGCTTCCTGCACGACCCCGCTGCTGCAGAGGGGCTGGTCGGCTGCGCCCTGAGCAGCTCTGTCTTCCGATTCTACAAGACAGAG AAAGGAGATTGGGCAGCAGAGAAAGTCATTACTGTCCCCAGTAAAAAAGTCGAAGGCTGGATTCTGCCAGAGATGCCAG GCCTCATCACCGACATCCTCATCTCTCTGGACGACCGTTTCCTGTACTTCAGTAACTGGATCCATGGTGACATTCGACAGTACGACATCACAGACACCAGGAAACCCAAGCTGGTTGGACAG GTGTTTATCGGAGGTTGTATTTTGAAGGGAGGGCCGGTGAAGGTTCTCGAAGACAAGGAACTGAAGAGCCAGCCCGAGCCACGTATAGTTAAA GGGACGAGGATTTGGGGCGGACCACAGATGATCCAGTTGAGCCTGGACGGGAGGCGCCTGTATGTCACCACCTCCCTATACAGTGGATGGGACAAACAATTCTACCCGGATATTATCAA ggaAGGGTCGGTGATGCTGCAGGTTGACGTAGATGCGGAAAAGGGAGGTCTGAAGATTAATGAGAACTTCCTTGTGGACTTTGGGAAGGAACCCGAGGGGGCAGCCCTCGCCCATGAAGTGCGGTATCCTGGTGGTGACTGCAGCTCCGATATTTGGCTGTAG
- the selenbp1 gene encoding methanethiol oxidase isoform X1: MAKCGACGPGYKTPLEAMKGPREEIVYLPCIYRNTGINKPDYLATADVDPNSPTYSQVIHRLPMPNLKDELHHSGWNACSSCHGDTSKKRDRLILPSLISSRIYVVDVGTDPRAPRLHKIVEPIDVFWKCNLANPHTSHCLASGEVMISSMGDPSGNGKGGFVLLDGETFEVKGNWEREGQAAPFGYDFWYQPRHNVMISTEWGTPKALADGFKIEDLKAGHYGQSLHIWDWAKHTRVQTIDLGSDGVIPLEVRFLHDPAAAEGLVGCALSSSVFRFYKTEKGDWAAEKVITVPSKKVEGWILPEMPGLITDILISLDDRFLYFSNWIHGDIRQYDITDTRKPKLVGQVFIGGCILKGGPVKVLEDKELKSQPEPRIVKGTRIWGGPQMIQLSLDGRRLYVTTSLYSGWDKQFYPDIIKEGSVMLQVDVDAEKGGLKINENFLVDFGKEPEGAALAHEVRYPGGDCSSDIWL; the protein is encoded by the exons CGAAATGTGGAGCTTGCGGCCCAGGATACAAGACTCCTctcgaggccatgaaag GGCCGCGGGAGGAAATTGTCTACCTGCCCTGTATCTACAGGAACACTGGAATTAACAAACCAGACTATCTGGCCACTGCTGATGTCGATCCCAACTCACCCACGTACTCTCAG GTCATTCACCGCCTGCCCATGCCCAACCTGAAAGACGAGCTCCACCATTCCGGGTGGAACGCTTGCAGCAGCTGCCATGGCGACACATCCAAAAAGCGTGACCGGCTGATCCTGCCGTCCTTGATCTCATCCAGAATTTACGTGGTTGATGTGGGAACGGATCCACGGGCTCCCAGATTGCACAAG ATTGTGGAGCCAATCGACGTATTCTGGAAGTGCAACCTCGCCAATCCACACACCTCGCACTGCCTGGCCAGTGGGGAAGTGATGATCAGTTCAATGGGGGATCCGTCTGGGAACGGCAAAG GCGGCTTCGTGTTACTGGACGGCGAGACGTTTGAAGTGAAGGGGAACTGGGAGCGGGAAGGGCAGGCAGCTCCCTTCGGGTACGACTTCTGGTATCAGCCCCGGCACAACGTCATGATCAGCACGGAATGGGGCACGCCCAAAGCCTTGGCTGACGGATTCAAGATAGAAGACCTCAAAGCTG gaCATTACGGGCAGTCCCTCCACATCTGGGACTGGGCTAAACACACGCGTGTCCAGACGATCGACCTCGGCTCAGACGGGGTGATCCCGTTGGAGGTGCGCTTCCTGCACGACCCCGCTGCTGCAGAGGGGCTGGTCGGCTGCGCCCTGAGCAGCTCTGTCTTCCGATTCTACAAGACAGAG AAAGGAGATTGGGCAGCAGAGAAAGTCATTACTGTCCCCAGTAAAAAAGTCGAAGGCTGGATTCTGCCAGAGATGCCAG GCCTCATCACCGACATCCTCATCTCTCTGGACGACCGTTTCCTGTACTTCAGTAACTGGATCCATGGTGACATTCGACAGTACGACATCACAGACACCAGGAAACCCAAGCTGGTTGGACAG GTGTTTATCGGAGGTTGTATTTTGAAGGGAGGGCCGGTGAAGGTTCTCGAAGACAAGGAACTGAAGAGCCAGCCCGAGCCACGTATAGTTAAA GGGACGAGGATTTGGGGCGGACCACAGATGATCCAGTTGAGCCTGGACGGGAGGCGCCTGTATGTCACCACCTCCCTATACAGTGGATGGGACAAACAATTCTACCCGGATATTATCAA ggaAGGGTCGGTGATGCTGCAGGTTGACGTAGATGCGGAAAAGGGAGGTCTGAAGATTAATGAGAACTTCCTTGTGGACTTTGGGAAGGAACCCGAGGGGGCAGCCCTCGCCCATGAAGTGCGGTATCCTGGTGGTGACTGCAGCTCCGATATTTGGCTGTAG